From a single Notolabrus celidotus isolate fNotCel1 chromosome 7, fNotCel1.pri, whole genome shotgun sequence genomic region:
- the LOC117816079 gene encoding transcription factor AP-4-like isoform X1, with protein MEYFMMPTEKIQSLQQFKKTEKDVIGGLCSLANIPLSPETAQDQERRIRREIANSNERRRMQSINAGFQSLKTLLPHTDGEKLSKAAILQQTSDYIFALEQEKTQLLAQNNQLKRFITEFSGSSPKRRRAEEKDEGIGSPDTLEEEKVEELRREMLELRQQLDKERSARMQLEEQVRCLDTQLHPERLKVITQQVEEEQVILQNQTLLRLQQIHAAADRQTHSPKVLAPPTPPAPTHHPTVIVPAPTLTQHPHHHVTVVTMSPSAHTSTVSTSRQNLDTIVQAIQHIERSQRRASAEEEQRRAVIVSPAYVAMDTACSDTDTDTEGEDCSMN; from the exons TCTGGCCAATATCCCTCTCAGTCCAGAGACGGCCCAGGACCAGGAGAGGAGAATCCGCCGCGAGATTGCCAACAGCAACGAACGCCGGCGCATGCAGAGCATCAACGCCGGCTTCCAGTCTCTCAAAACACTCTTGCCTCACACAGACGGCGAGAAGCTCAGCAAg GCGGCTATCTTGCAGCAGACATCAGACTACATCTTCGCCTTGGAGCAAGAGAAGACGCAGCTCCTGGCACAGAACAACCAGCTCAAACGCTTCATCACG GAGTTTAGCGGATCCTCACCCAAGAGGAGGCGAGCGGAGGAGAAGGATGAAGGGATCGGGTCTCCAGACACACTGGAGGaagagaaggtggaggagctgaggagggaaATGTTAGAGCTGCGACAGCAGCTGGACAAGGAGCGCTCCGCCCGCATGCAGCTGGAGGAGCAG gTGCGATGTCTGGACACCCAGCTGCACCCTGAGCGTCTGAAGGTGATCACccagcaggtggaggaggagcaggtgatTCTGCAGAACCAGACGCTGTTAAGACTGCAGCAGATCCACGCCGCCgctgacagacaaacacacagtccaaag GTGCTGGCTCCCCCCACTCCCCCTGCACCAACCCACCACCCCACGGTCATCGTGCCAGCCCCGACACTAACCCAGCACCCCCACCATCATGTCACTGTGGTAACCATGAGCCCGTCTGCCCACACCAGCACTGTGTCCACGTCCAGACAGAACCTAGACACTATTGTGCAG gcCATCCAGCACATCGAGCGCAGTCAGAGGAGAGCGAGCgccgaggaggagcagaggcgGGCGGTCATCGTCAGCCCCGCCTACGTGGCCATGGACACCGCCTGCTCAGACACAGACACCGACACAGAGGGCGAGGACTGCTCCATGAACTGA
- the LOC117816079 gene encoding transcription factor AP-4-like isoform X2 — MQSINAGFQSLKTLLPHTDGEKLSKAAILQQTSDYIFALEQEKTQLLAQNNQLKRFITEFSGSSPKRRRAEEKDEGIGSPDTLEEEKVEELRREMLELRQQLDKERSARMQLEEQVRCLDTQLHPERLKVITQQVEEEQVILQNQTLLRLQQIHAAADRQTHSPKVLAPPTPPAPTHHPTVIVPAPTLTQHPHHHVTVVTMSPSAHTSTVSTSRQNLDTIVQAIQHIERSQRRASAEEEQRRAVIVSPAYVAMDTACSDTDTDTEGEDCSMN, encoded by the exons ATGCAGAGCATCAACGCCGGCTTCCAGTCTCTCAAAACACTCTTGCCTCACACAGACGGCGAGAAGCTCAGCAAg GCGGCTATCTTGCAGCAGACATCAGACTACATCTTCGCCTTGGAGCAAGAGAAGACGCAGCTCCTGGCACAGAACAACCAGCTCAAACGCTTCATCACG GAGTTTAGCGGATCCTCACCCAAGAGGAGGCGAGCGGAGGAGAAGGATGAAGGGATCGGGTCTCCAGACACACTGGAGGaagagaaggtggaggagctgaggagggaaATGTTAGAGCTGCGACAGCAGCTGGACAAGGAGCGCTCCGCCCGCATGCAGCTGGAGGAGCAG gTGCGATGTCTGGACACCCAGCTGCACCCTGAGCGTCTGAAGGTGATCACccagcaggtggaggaggagcaggtgatTCTGCAGAACCAGACGCTGTTAAGACTGCAGCAGATCCACGCCGCCgctgacagacaaacacacagtccaaag GTGCTGGCTCCCCCCACTCCCCCTGCACCAACCCACCACCCCACGGTCATCGTGCCAGCCCCGACACTAACCCAGCACCCCCACCATCATGTCACTGTGGTAACCATGAGCCCGTCTGCCCACACCAGCACTGTGTCCACGTCCAGACAGAACCTAGACACTATTGTGCAG gcCATCCAGCACATCGAGCGCAGTCAGAGGAGAGCGAGCgccgaggaggagcagaggcgGGCGGTCATCGTCAGCCCCGCCTACGTGGCCATGGACACCGCCTGCTCAGACACAGACACCGACACAGAGGGCGAGGACTGCTCCATGAACTGA